One region of Streptomyces leeuwenhoekii genomic DNA includes:
- a CDS encoding NADH-quinone oxidoreductase subunit D translates to MSTHTPPSSASARETTEGTVYTVTGGDWDEVVQTAARADDERLIVNMGPQHPSTHGVLRLILEIDGETVTEARCGIGYLHTGIEKNLEYRTWTQGTTFVTRMDYLTPFFNETAYCLGVEKLLGIEDEVPDRASIIRVLLMELNRMSSHLVCIATGGMELGATTIMIYGFRDRELILDIYELITGLRMNHAYIRPGGLAQDLPPGAVDRIREFVKQMKKNLPEYDKLATGNPIFKARMQDIGYLDLAGCMALGATGPILRSTGLPHDLRKAQPYCGYETYDFEVPTADTCDAYGRFLIRLEEMRQSLRIIEQCLDRLQPGPVMVADKKIAWPAQLALGPDGLGNSLDHIKKIMGTSMEALIHHFKLVTEGFRVPPGQAYAAVESPKGELGAHVVSDGGTRPYRVHFRDPSFTNLQAMAAMCEGGQVADVIVAVASIDPVMGGVDR, encoded by the coding sequence ATGAGCACGCACACTCCTCCCTCCTCGGCCTCGGCCCGCGAGACCACCGAGGGCACCGTCTACACGGTCACCGGCGGCGACTGGGACGAGGTCGTCCAGACCGCGGCCCGCGCCGACGACGAGCGGCTGATCGTCAACATGGGCCCGCAGCACCCGTCCACGCACGGCGTGCTCCGCCTGATCCTGGAGATCGACGGCGAGACGGTCACCGAGGCCCGCTGCGGCATCGGCTACCTGCACACCGGCATCGAGAAGAACCTCGAGTACCGCACGTGGACCCAGGGCACCACGTTCGTGACGCGCATGGACTACCTGACGCCGTTCTTCAACGAGACGGCGTACTGCCTGGGCGTCGAGAAGCTGCTGGGCATCGAGGACGAGGTGCCGGACCGGGCCTCGATCATCCGGGTGCTGCTGATGGAGCTGAACCGGATGTCGTCGCACCTGGTGTGCATCGCCACCGGCGGCATGGAGCTCGGCGCCACCACGATCATGATCTACGGCTTCCGCGACCGTGAACTGATCCTCGACATCTACGAGCTGATCACCGGCCTGCGGATGAACCACGCCTACATCCGCCCCGGCGGACTCGCCCAGGACCTGCCGCCCGGCGCGGTGGACCGGATCCGCGAGTTCGTGAAGCAGATGAAGAAGAACCTCCCGGAGTACGACAAGCTCGCCACCGGGAACCCCATCTTCAAGGCCCGCATGCAGGACATCGGCTACCTGGACCTGGCCGGCTGCATGGCCCTCGGCGCCACCGGGCCGATCCTGCGCTCCACCGGACTGCCGCACGACCTGCGCAAGGCGCAGCCGTACTGCGGCTACGAGACGTACGACTTCGAGGTGCCGACCGCCGACACCTGCGACGCCTACGGCCGCTTCCTGATCCGCCTGGAGGAGATGCGCCAGTCCCTGCGGATCATCGAGCAGTGCCTGGACCGGCTCCAGCCCGGCCCGGTCATGGTCGCCGACAAGAAGATCGCCTGGCCTGCCCAGCTCGCCCTGGGACCGGACGGGCTCGGCAACTCCCTCGACCACATCAAGAAGATCATGGGCACCTCCATGGAGGCTCTGATCCACCACTTCAAGCTGGTCACCGAGGGCTTCCGCGTCCCGCCGGGACAGGCGTACGCGGCGGTCGAATCGCCCAAGGGCGAGCTCGGGGCGCACGTCGTCTCCGACGGCGGCACCCGCCCCTACCGGGTCCACTTCCGCGACCCGTCCTTCACCAACCTTCAGGCCATGGCGGCGATGTGCGAGGGCGGCCAGGTCGCCGACGTCATCGTCGCCGTCGCGTCCATCGACCCCGTGATGGGAGGCGTCGACCGGTGA
- a CDS encoding NADH-quinone oxidoreductase subunit C, whose protein sequence is MSDAHQDADGVNPEKALSADNLPGQRGQGGEEIRVQRGMFGANNGGDTSGYGGLVRSVRLPGPASRPYGGWFDEVADELEGALEEQGLLPGNAIEKTVVDRGELTFHIEREHLVRVARTLRDDPALRFELCTGVSGVHYPNDKGRELHAVYHLRSITHNRVIRLEVSCPDGDPHIPSLFSVYPTNDWHERETYDFFGIVFDGHPALTRIMMPDDWQGHPQRKDYPLGGIPVEYKGAQIPAPDQRRSYS, encoded by the coding sequence ATGAGCGACGCGCACCAGGACGCAGACGGCGTCAACCCCGAGAAGGCGCTCTCCGCCGACAACCTCCCCGGCCAGCGCGGCCAGGGCGGCGAGGAGATCCGCGTCCAGCGCGGCATGTTCGGCGCGAACAACGGCGGCGACACCTCCGGCTACGGGGGCCTGGTCCGCTCGGTCCGACTCCCGGGGCCGGCGAGCAGGCCGTACGGCGGCTGGTTCGACGAGGTCGCCGACGAGCTGGAGGGCGCGCTGGAGGAGCAGGGCCTGCTGCCCGGCAACGCCATCGAGAAGACGGTCGTCGACCGCGGCGAGCTGACCTTCCACATCGAGCGCGAGCACCTGGTCCGCGTCGCCCGCACCCTGCGCGACGACCCGGCCCTGCGCTTCGAGCTGTGCACCGGCGTCAGCGGCGTCCACTACCCGAACGACAAGGGGCGCGAGCTGCACGCCGTCTACCACCTGCGCTCGATCACCCACAACCGGGTGATCCGCCTGGAGGTGAGCTGCCCGGACGGCGATCCGCACATCCCGTCGCTGTTCTCCGTTTACCCGACCAACGACTGGCACGAGCGCGAGACCTACGACTTCTTCGGCATCGTCTTCGACGGTCACCCCGCCCTGACGCGGATCATGATGCCGGACGACTGGCAGGGCCATCCGCAGCGCAAGGACTACCCCCTCGGCGGCATCCCCGTCGAGTACAAGGGCGCCCAGATCCCGGCTCCGGACCAGCGGAGGTCGTACTCATGA
- a CDS encoding NuoB/complex I 20 kDa subunit family protein, giving the protein MGLEEKLPSGFLLTTVEQAAGWVRKSSVFPATFGLACCAIEMMTTGAGRYDLARFGMEVFRGSPRQADLMIVAGRVSQKMAPVLRQVYDQMPNPKWVISMGVCASSGGMFNNYAIVQGVDHIVPVDIYLPGCPPRPEMLMDAILKLHHKIQNSKLGVNAEEAAREAEEAALKALPTIEMKGLLR; this is encoded by the coding sequence ATGGGACTCGAAGAAAAGCTGCCGAGCGGATTCCTGCTCACCACCGTCGAGCAGGCCGCGGGCTGGGTGCGGAAGTCGTCGGTCTTCCCCGCCACGTTCGGCCTCGCCTGCTGCGCCATCGAGATGATGACCACCGGCGCCGGCCGCTACGACCTGGCGCGCTTCGGCATGGAGGTCTTCCGCGGGTCGCCGCGCCAGGCGGACCTGATGATCGTCGCGGGCCGGGTCAGCCAGAAGATGGCGCCGGTGCTGCGGCAGGTCTACGACCAGATGCCGAACCCCAAGTGGGTGATCTCCATGGGCGTGTGCGCCTCCTCGGGCGGCATGTTCAACAACTACGCGATCGTCCAGGGGGTCGACCACATCGTCCCGGTCGACATCTACCTCCCCGGCTGCCCGCCGCGGCCCGAGATGCTGATGGACGCCATCCTCAAGCTCCACCACAAGATCCAGAACTCCAAGCTGGGCGTGAACGCCGAGGAGGCGGCCCGCGAGGCGGAGGAGGCGGCGCTCAAGGCCCTGCCCACGATCGAGATGAAGGGGCTGCTGCGATGA
- a CDS encoding C40 family peptidase, giving the protein MSHTAHIRSHRKPRRSASTIAMRAGVAGGVLSTLAVAGASGSANAAEPVTQTLELPTLTADLAAQIAQSADATQQAAANYELQAERDAAAAQAAKEAKADLAEAKKKAAEKKRKAEEAARKAAAERASRDAERAALSASVEISSESGSNSGSGSGSASASVGASAGVSTSTASGSAAAVVSFVQAQVGDAYVSGGTGPNSWDCSGLVQAAFRQVGIDLPRVSQAQSTAGTQVSLSNLQPGDILYWGGAGSAYHVGVYVGDGMFVGAQNPSTGVALKSLSYDPPSGAVRVL; this is encoded by the coding sequence ATGTCCCACACCGCTCACATACGCAGCCACCGGAAGCCCCGCCGCAGCGCGTCGACCATCGCCATGCGGGCCGGAGTTGCCGGTGGCGTCCTCAGCACCCTGGCAGTGGCCGGGGCGTCCGGTTCGGCCAACGCGGCCGAGCCGGTGACGCAGACCCTCGAGCTGCCCACCCTGACGGCCGACCTGGCCGCCCAGATCGCCCAGTCCGCGGACGCCACCCAGCAGGCCGCCGCCAACTACGAGCTGCAGGCCGAGCGCGACGCGGCCGCCGCCCAGGCCGCCAAGGAGGCCAAGGCGGACCTGGCCGAGGCCAAGAAGAAGGCCGCGGAGAAGAAGCGGAAGGCCGAGGAGGCCGCCCGCAAGGCCGCCGCCGAGCGCGCCTCGCGCGACGCCGAGCGGGCCGCGCTCAGCGCCTCCGTGGAGATCTCCTCCGAGTCCGGGTCGAACTCCGGCTCCGGCTCCGGCTCCGCTTCCGCGAGCGTCGGTGCGAGCGCCGGCGTGAGCACCTCCACCGCGTCCGGCTCGGCCGCCGCGGTGGTCTCCTTCGTCCAGGCGCAGGTCGGCGACGCCTACGTCTCCGGCGGCACCGGCCCGAACTCCTGGGACTGCTCCGGCCTGGTGCAGGCCGCCTTCCGCCAGGTCGGCATCGACCTGCCGCGTGTCTCGCAGGCCCAGTCGACCGCGGGCACCCAGGTGTCGCTGAGCAACCTCCAGCCGGGCGACATCCTGTACTGGGGCGGCGCGGGCAGCGCCTACCACGTGGGCGTGTACGTCGGCGACGGCATGTTCGTCGGCGCCCAGAACCCGTCCACCGG
- a CDS encoding NADH-quinone oxidoreductase subunit A, which translates to MNAYAPILVLGALGAGFAIFSVVMATLIGPKRYNRAKLEAYECGIEPTPTPAGGGRFPIKYYLTAMLFIIFDIEIVFLYPWAVSFDALGIFGLVEMLLFVLTVFVAYAYVWRRGGLEWD; encoded by the coding sequence GTGAACGCGTATGCGCCCATCCTCGTACTGGGAGCCCTCGGGGCAGGCTTTGCGATCTTCTCCGTGGTCATGGCCACGTTGATCGGTCCGAAGCGGTACAACCGGGCCAAGCTCGAGGCCTACGAGTGCGGTATCGAGCCGACCCCCACGCCGGCCGGCGGCGGGCGCTTCCCGATCAAGTACTACCTGACGGCGATGCTCTTCATCATCTTCGATATCGAGATCGTCTTCCTCTACCCCTGGGCCGTCAGCTTCGACGCCCTGGGGATTTTCGGGCTCGTGGAGATGCTGCTCTTCGTGCTCACCGTCTTCGTCGCGTACGCGTACGTATGGCGGCGCGGCGGCCTGGAATGGGACTGA